From one Agathobaculum sp. NTUH-O15-33 genomic stretch:
- a CDS encoding S8 family serine peptidase — translation MLKRRALSLITALVLLFSTSASAQAGYSNSLLNRMQKNAAAQSAQEQRDIVLIVEVEGEPVSASNGMQTFNARAAEEQQRRNLQTQAQVQEEIQNLVEVPAEAEQIYTNVLNGFSIKVDSLSEIDKIKAIPGVKNVSVSRTFHLPEPVEEEPDPAYGTRLATSTGLIGADKLAKTGYNGEGQVVAVIDSELDTDHAFFKQDPQNPKYSKEDMAKLLTQENMHMNLQGQVDDVYKSAKIPFAYDYTKNSPDVYNTSNIHGTHVSGIVAGKGGPDPTGERSFSGVAPEAQLVFMKVFDGERASEAIIIQAIDDAAKLGVSAINMSLGADYAMSEDNPVFERAIENARAAGIFVACASGNATLGYENGAVLTENIEYAAAGTPAGYSAATSVAGSANSAIFLYQFSLDTDTYIPFVEGSGETKFVDAFAGKPYDYVYTGYGTEEDFAKVDVQGKIALVQQGGPAGMMSTEKFANAETAGAIGCIFWTTKPLEYGMTVSPSTIPTCIIQNEQGKTMSARGSGTLQTNPTMASVPVGKDDKLYTYTSWGTDGSLELKPEIMAPGEYIYSSYPSDSHDEYITFSGTSMATPHIAGAVALLNQWCEDRGNKLAPKDGRNRAEYIENLMMSTSTIIKQENGVPYSPRRQSAGLLNLENAIQSPVILRGDNGKTKLSLGDKLGASFPVEFRVENTSSNKATYDKVHVYVMTDGYVEKDGETYVDGTVKLLDTGFDRNVIVSSGQTVDFEYEISLDTEVLEKNLEHFPNGFYIDGFVELSDNENKLPPVHIPFMGFYGDWLKAPLFDAAVYDDEYTIQGTRLSADLSEDQWQDLGYNLLTKELTGKDHIAFSPNGDGIFDHLAVNSCLLRDAGEIVWELRNAAGELVSTAHDENVSKFFFDTVPFDLPENLPDGDYTVTGSGYHYYDKEKTHPYTFGDTIPVTVDTQMPEITAVQITEENGRTYASVSAADNNCLQAVALSAEEQAETDVWEQAVDNASGTVKFDITGYDPKKLTVQIVDYAMNELAAPLLTEIATVQNISLSGFTVVFDRALSLTAADFSLSSNDKEIELSSVEKVNDTTYRVNVALDYATQYKLSVIADHVRLAAVTFTTPGRASGGGNHGGITVTDPEVTPLPAPVFRDVAPTDWFYTAVTEMARRGVIQGMGDGSFAPYEPVKRADFLVLIMRASGIQPDMSSTDNFADAGSAYYSGYLAKAKALDYVTGTGNNLFRPEASITRQDMCVMLYRILLAEDRLPQAAGEPTTFTDSADIAPYAQTAIRELSAAGVINGSGGKVNPLGSTLRCEAAQVLYRIF, via the coding sequence CGGAGGCGGAGCAGATTTACACCAATGTGCTCAACGGCTTTTCCATTAAAGTGGACTCGTTATCAGAGATCGACAAGATCAAAGCAATTCCCGGCGTGAAAAACGTCTCAGTCTCCAGAACCTTTCATCTACCGGAGCCTGTTGAGGAAGAGCCAGACCCGGCGTACGGCACGCGCTTAGCGACCTCCACTGGGTTGATCGGCGCGGACAAGTTGGCGAAAACGGGCTACAATGGGGAGGGGCAGGTGGTCGCTGTAATAGACAGCGAGCTGGATACGGATCATGCGTTTTTTAAGCAAGATCCCCAAAATCCGAAATACAGCAAAGAGGATATGGCCAAGCTGCTGACGCAGGAAAACATGCACATGAATCTGCAGGGGCAGGTAGATGACGTATACAAAAGTGCAAAGATCCCGTTTGCCTATGATTATACCAAGAACAGCCCGGATGTTTATAATACCTCCAACATCCATGGAACCCATGTGAGCGGTATTGTCGCGGGAAAGGGAGGACCCGATCCGACCGGTGAGAGATCGTTTTCCGGCGTGGCGCCCGAAGCGCAGCTCGTGTTCATGAAGGTATTTGACGGCGAACGCGCTTCAGAGGCTATTATAATTCAGGCGATCGACGATGCGGCTAAGCTGGGGGTCAGCGCGATCAATATGAGTTTAGGCGCGGATTACGCGATGTCGGAGGATAATCCGGTATTTGAGAGAGCCATTGAAAATGCCCGCGCGGCGGGTATCTTCGTCGCCTGCGCCTCCGGAAATGCCACGTTAGGATATGAAAACGGGGCGGTACTTACCGAAAACATCGAATATGCCGCAGCAGGCACGCCGGCCGGCTACAGCGCGGCAACCTCCGTCGCCGGTTCCGCCAACAGCGCGATATTCCTATACCAATTTTCGCTGGACACAGATACGTACATTCCCTTTGTGGAAGGATCTGGTGAAACAAAATTTGTCGATGCATTTGCTGGCAAGCCATACGATTATGTATACACGGGCTATGGCACGGAAGAAGACTTTGCAAAAGTCGATGTGCAAGGGAAAATCGCGCTGGTTCAGCAGGGCGGGCCCGCGGGAATGATGAGTACGGAAAAGTTCGCCAACGCGGAGACGGCGGGCGCCATCGGCTGTATCTTTTGGACCACGAAACCGTTGGAGTATGGCATGACGGTTTCGCCGTCCACTATTCCAACCTGCATCATCCAAAACGAGCAGGGGAAGACCATGAGCGCGCGGGGCAGCGGAACCTTGCAAACCAATCCGACCATGGCGAGCGTGCCGGTCGGCAAGGACGATAAGCTGTACACATACACCTCTTGGGGAACGGACGGATCGCTGGAGCTGAAGCCGGAGATCATGGCGCCCGGCGAATATATTTATTCCTCCTATCCATCCGATTCTCATGACGAATATATCACGTTCAGCGGAACCTCTATGGCAACGCCGCACATCGCGGGCGCCGTCGCGCTGCTGAACCAATGGTGTGAGGACCGTGGCAACAAGCTCGCGCCCAAGGATGGGAGGAACCGGGCTGAATATATCGAAAACCTGATGATGAGTACCTCCACGATCATAAAGCAGGAAAACGGCGTGCCCTATTCCCCCCGGCGGCAGTCCGCGGGGCTTTTGAATCTGGAAAACGCGATCCAATCGCCGGTGATCCTTCGGGGGGACAACGGCAAAACCAAGCTGAGCTTAGGGGACAAATTAGGCGCAAGCTTCCCAGTGGAATTTCGGGTGGAAAACACTTCGTCTAACAAAGCCACTTACGATAAGGTGCACGTCTATGTCATGACCGACGGCTATGTCGAAAAAGACGGCGAGACCTATGTGGATGGAACTGTTAAGCTGCTGGATACGGGATTTGATCGAAACGTTATCGTATCGTCCGGACAGACAGTAGACTTCGAGTATGAAATATCTCTGGACACAGAGGTATTAGAGAAAAACTTAGAGCATTTCCCGAACGGTTTTTACATAGACGGCTTTGTAGAGCTGTCCGACAACGAAAACAAGCTGCCGCCGGTGCACATTCCGTTCATGGGCTTTTATGGGGATTGGCTGAAAGCGCCGCTGTTTGACGCCGCCGTTTACGATGATGAGTATACGATACAGGGCACGCGGCTCAGCGCCGATCTTTCCGAAGACCAGTGGCAGGATCTGGGATATAACCTGCTGACGAAAGAGCTTACGGGAAAAGACCATATCGCGTTTTCGCCCAACGGGGACGGGATCTTTGATCATCTCGCGGTAAATAGCTGCCTGCTGCGCGATGCCGGAGAAATCGTCTGGGAACTGCGCAACGCGGCTGGCGAGTTGGTTTCCACCGCTCACGACGAGAATGTATCGAAGTTCTTTTTTGACACAGTGCCGTTTGATCTGCCTGAAAACCTGCCGGACGGAGATTACACCGTCACTGGCAGCGGATACCATTACTATGACAAAGAAAAGACCCACCCGTACACCTTTGGCGATACCATTCCCGTGACAGTCGATACCCAGATGCCCGAAATTACAGCGGTTCAGATCACGGAGGAAAACGGAAGAACCTATGCTTCTGTTTCCGCCGCGGACAACAACTGTCTGCAGGCGGTCGCATTATCCGCTGAAGAGCAGGCGGAGACAGACGTCTGGGAACAGGCTGTGGACAATGCTTCCGGCACCGTAAAATTCGATATCACCGGCTATGACCCCAAAAAATTGACCGTTCAAATAGTGGATTATGCGATGAACGAACTCGCCGCGCCGCTTTTGACAGAGATCGCGACCGTTCAGAATATTTCGCTGAGCGGCTTTACCGTCGTTTTTGACAGGGCTTTGTCGCTGACTGCCGCGGACTTTTCGCTTTCGTCCAATGACAAAGAAATCGAATTGTCCAGCGTAGAGAAGGTAAACGACACGACCTATCGGGTAAATGTCGCGCTGGACTATGCCACGCAGTACAAGCTGTCCGTCATTGCCGATCATGTTCGGCTGGCGGCAGTCACCTTCACAACGCCGGGGCGGGCGTCCGGCGGCGGAAATCACGGCGGCATCACGGTAACCGATCCCGAAGTGACGCCTTTGCCCGCGCCGGTATTTCGCGACGTAGCTCCTACGGACTGGTTTTATACGGCGGTCACAGAAATGGCTCGAAGGGGCGTAATCCAAGGAATGGGGGACGGCTCCTTCGCGCCGTATGAGCCGGTAAAACGTGCCGACTTTTTAGTGTTGATCATGCGTGCCAGCGGCATTCAGCCGGATATGTCAAGCACCGATAACTTTGCCGATGCGGGCAGCGCCTATTATAGCGGTTATCTTGCCAAAGCGAAGGCGCTGGACTATGTGACCGGAACGGGAAATAATCTGTTCCGCCCGGAGGCCTCCATCACCCGGCAGGATATGTGCGTCATGCTGTACCGTATTCTTCTGGCGGAGGACAGGCTGCCGCAAGCTGCGGGAGAACCGACGACCTTTACGGACAGCGCGGATATCGCGCCGTATGCGCAAACAGCAATCAGGGAGCTGTCGGCCGCGGGCGTTATCAATGGTTCCGGCGGCAAGGTCAACCCGCTCGGCAGCACGCTGCGGTGTGAAGCGGCGCAGGTGCTGTACCGCATCTTCTAA